GCGAGCATCGGCACGATCCGCCGCGGTACGGGCCGGAGGAGCAGCCGAGGCGGAAGGCAGCTCCGGGGGCGCGGCGGGGGCCGGTTGCGGCGCGGGAGCAGGGCAGGGCCAGGTCAAAGCAACGGCACTGGCTGCCAGGACCAAGAGGGAAAGCCAGCGTGTCATAGAAATACCCTTCCAAGCCCAGGGCAGGCGGGGAATCATTCCCCCCGTTGGGCGCGGACGGCAGCGTACTCTTTCTCCAGGCGGGCCGTCAACTCCGGCAGGCGATCGATCAAGCGCTTGAGGGGCCGGCGGGGATGGCGGGCCAGGGCGTAGGCCGTCAGCAAGGGCAGGGCGATGGTGCTGTCTACATAACAGGTCACGGAATCGGGCAGCTTGTCCGGATCGACTTTGCCCCAGGTCATCGCTTCGCTGGGGGTGGCACCTGACAGGCCGCCGGTATCCGGCCGGGCATCGGTGAATTGCAGGAAGTAATCATGGCCCGCCTCGGTCAAGCCGAGAACCTCCTGAATCTGCGGCTCGGTTTGCAGCATGAAGTTTTTGGGGCTGCCCCCGCCGAGGATCAGCACGGAACTGGTCCGCCCGGAGGACTTGGCCTCCCAGACGATGGCCGCCGTCTGATTGACATCCCGCAGCGGATCGAGGCGTAACTGGGAACCTTCGAGCTGCAAGGCGGCCAGGTTCATCCCGATGGAACTATCCCCGGGGGAACTGGTGAAGACCGGCACGCCGCAACGGTAACAGGCCGCCAGGAGGTTCTTGCCGCCGCGGCCCGTCTGCTGTTCCCGCTCGTGGAGATACTTGCCGACCAGATGGTGGAACTCCGCCGTGCTGAAGGTGCGCTGGAAGGCCGGTCCCCGGCACAACGTCCGGAAGAAGGCATCGGTGCCCAGGAGATTCTCGTAGTCGAAGACGATGTCGTAAATCCGGATCAGTTGATGCTCCCGCAACTCATAATCCGGCAGGTGGGGGCCGGCCTGGTGCAACTCCATCCCCAGGGCATAGTGGGTATCGTGGTAAAGATTGGCCCCGGTGGAGACGATCCAATCCACGAAGCCCGCTTCGACCAGGGGCACCAGGCAGGAGATGCCCAAGCCGGCGGGAGTCAGAGCACCGGAGAGGGCCAGGCCGACTGTTCCCTCCTCCGCCAGCATCTTGCGGACGAAAAGCTGGCACCCCTCGCGCAGCCGACCGGCGTTGTACGAGAGGAAGGCGGCATCAATCAGCTCCGCCGTGCTCATCTCCGGCGTCACCGGGGGCGGATCAATCCGCTGGCGGCTGATCCGTTGCAAATACTCCCGGCTGCTGGCATTGCCGGGGCGGCGCTCATAATGCGGCTTGTGGGGATGCATGGTCCGTCCTCATGACTCCCGCCGGACTTCTTTGCCTCCGCGGGCCAAAACCCAACCTTTGATCCGCGGTCCGGCAACAGCAATAGGAACAGCAATAATGGCCGTCACGGCACTTCTGGAACAGTAGTTATGGAACAGTATAGGCCGAGGGCAGGGGGAAGCAGTGACATCGGGCCGGGGAGAGGGCCGAACAAGGGCGGGCCAATTCGGACAAGTCCACCCGTCCGGCCAGGAGCGAAAGGTCTTTCAAACTTCCGTGGGCTGGGCGGCACCGACGAGGGTCTCCGTGGGCTGGGCGGCACCGACGAGGGTCTCCGTGGGCTGAGCGGTAGCGGAGGGGGCCTCCGTGCGCTGGGCGGTAGCGGAGGGGTTCCAGGCGGCAAGGGCGGCGGCATAATCCGCGGGCGTGTTGAGGTTGGCCAAGCAGCGGTCGCTGGGGTCGAGAGCGCGGAGCTGGTCCAGGGAGACGGGGCGCACTTTCAGGGCGGCGGGCAGGTCTTGCAAGCGGCGGCTCCCCCCTTCCACCAGGGCGTGCAGCACTGGCAGGCAACGGCGGCGATAGGCGGCCAGCAGCGGCTGCCAGCGCTCCCCCAGATAGGGAACGACGGCCTCCACCGCCGGCTCGTCCTCCAGCCACCGGAGCAACTGCCGCAAGAGCACCGGCGGGACGCCCGGCATGTCCACCGCCAGAACCAGGGCCGCGTCCACCGTCGGCGGCAAAGCGCGCCAGCCGGTCAGCAAGCCCACCAGCGGCCCCGGATACGGCTGCGGATCGCGGACCAGGCGGACGCTCTGCCCAACCTCCGGCGGCAGTGGTGGCAGGGATTGCTCCGGAGCGGCCACCACTACCACCTCCCGGACCACCTCGCGCAGGGATCGGAGCATGTGTACCAGCAGCGGCACGCCGCCGAAGTCCAGCCATTCCTTCGGCTGCCCCATCCGCCGGGACCGCCCGCCGCACAACAGGATGCCCGCCGCGCCTTCCACCTGCTCCTCCTGCACGCCCGCTGCCATCGCCGCCTGGCTTCGCCTCGTTCCTCAATAGGGCGCCGGTGGGAGGCGGGAACCGTTCGGCCTCGCTCGCCATCAGCCCAGGAGAACCGGCTGTTTTCCCCGCCCTCGCGTTCTTCCCCAGCTCTTTCCCGCTTTTCCCCCCGTTCCCCCAGAGACGTTTCAGCAAGGGGACGCCAGAGACGTTTTAGCGAAGGGACGCTATGATGTCGGGGATGTCGGGGATGTCGGGGAACCGGGAAGCCGGCAAGACCGCGAGATCACCGGGAAGATTCCGAGGACCAGGCCCCAGGCACAGGAAAGACTCCGAGGACCAGCCCCAGCCA
This portion of the Thermogemmata fonticola genome encodes:
- a CDS encoding homospermidine biosynthesis protein, translated to MHPHKPHYERRPGNASSREYLQRISRQRIDPPPVTPEMSTAELIDAAFLSYNAGRLREGCQLFVRKMLAEEGTVGLALSGALTPAGLGISCLVPLVEAGFVDWIVSTGANLYHDTHYALGMELHQAGPHLPDYELREHQLIRIYDIVFDYENLLGTDAFFRTLCRGPAFQRTFSTAEFHHLVGKYLHEREQQTGRGGKNLLAACYRCGVPVFTSSPGDSSIGMNLAALQLEGSQLRLDPLRDVNQTAAIVWEAKSSGRTSSVLILGGGSPKNFMLQTEPQIQEVLGLTEAGHDYFLQFTDARPDTGGLSGATPSEAMTWGKVDPDKLPDSVTCYVDSTIALPLLTAYALARHPRRPLKRLIDRLPELTARLEKEYAAVRAQRGE
- the mobA gene encoding molybdenum cofactor guanylyltransferase produces the protein MAAGVQEEQVEGAAGILLCGGRSRRMGQPKEWLDFGGVPLLVHMLRSLREVVREVVVVAAPEQSLPPLPPEVGQSVRLVRDPQPYPGPLVGLLTGWRALPPTVDAALVLAVDMPGVPPVLLRQLLRWLEDEPAVEAVVPYLGERWQPLLAAYRRRCLPVLHALVEGGSRRLQDLPAALKVRPVSLDQLRALDPSDRCLANLNTPADYAAALAAWNPSATAQRTEAPSATAQPTETLVGAAQPTETLVGAAQPTEV